In one Paramormyrops kingsleyae isolate MSU_618 chromosome 18, PKINGS_0.4, whole genome shotgun sequence genomic region, the following are encoded:
- the LOC111855303 gene encoding synaptotagmin-2-like isoform X1, with amino-acid sequence MKWNLFKKKPEAMRAPEPTGATTLTAAPPPAEPTVADNSTEPGGAINRKDFFEEIKNKFVNEIDKIPLPSWALIAIAVVAAVLILTCCFCIVKKCCCKKKSKKKGKKGKGDIGMKNIKGGEKLQDDDDDDDVETGMTGDEKEEEEKKDEKLGKLQYSLDYDFQDNKLTVGILQAADLISMDTGGTSDPYVKVFLLPDKKKKYDTKVHKKTLNPVFNETFVFKIPYQELGGKTLIMSVYDFDRFSKHDIIGEVKLPMNTVDLGQPIEEWKDLESAEKEEPEKLGDICISLRYVPTAGKLTICILEAKNLKKMDVGGLSDPYVKIHLLQNGKRLKKKKTTVKKNTLNPYYNESFSFEIPLEQMQKIQAVVTVLDYDKIGKNDAIGKIFVGSQATGTELRHWSDMLANPRRPIAQWHPLKPEEEVDAILAGLAGKK; translated from the exons ATGAAGTGGAACCTGTTCAAAAAGAAGCCGGAAGCCATGAGGGCCCCGGAGCCCACCGGCGCTACCACCCTGACCGCGGCGCCCCCCCCGGCTGAGCCCACGGTCGCCGACAACTCCACCGAGCCCGGCGGCGCAATCAACAGGAAGGACTTCTTCGAGGAGATCAAGAACAAATTTGTCAACGAAATCGATAAGATACCAC TGCCATCGTGGGCCCTCATCGCCATCGCTGTGGTGGCGGCCGTCCTCAtcctcacctgctgcttctgcatCGTCAAGAAGTGCTGCTGCAAGAAGAAgagcaagaaaaaagggaagaaGGGAAAGGGAGACATAGGGATGAAGAACATCAAAGGCGGAGAG aaactgcaggacgatgatgatgacgacgacgTAGAGACGGGGATGACTGGGGatgagaaggaggaggaggagaagaaggacgAGAAGCTGGGCAAACTGCAGTACTCGCTGGATTATGATTTCCAGGATAACAAG CTGACCGTTGGCATTCTGCAAGCAGCAGATCTTATTTCCATGGACACGGGAGGCACCTCTGACCCCTATGTCAAGGTCTTCCTACTGCCCGACAAAAAGAAGAAGTACGACACCAAAGTGCACAAGAAGACGCTGAACCCTGTCTTCAATGAGACCTTCGTCTTCAAG ATTCCTTACCAGGAGTTGGGCGGTAAGACCCTGATCATGTCAGTGTATGACTTCGACCGCTTCTCCAAACACGACATCATCGGGGAGGTGAAGCTGCCCATGAACACGGTCGACCTGGGCCAGCCCATCGAGGAGTGGAAGGACCTGGAGAGTGCGGAAAAGGAGGAG CCCGAGAAGCTGGGTGACATCTGCATCTCCCTGCGTTACGTTCCCACGGCCGGCAAACTCACCATCTGCATCCTGGAGGCCAAGAACCTGAAAAAGATGGATGTCGGGGGTCTGTCGG ATCCCTACGTGAAGATCCACCTGCTGCAAAACGGCAAGAGGCTGAAAAAGAAGAAGACCACAGTGAAGAAGAACACCCTGAACCCCTACTATAACGAGTCCTTCAGCTTCGAGATCCCTCTGGAGCAGATGCAG AAAATTCAGGCTGTCGTCACGGTTCTGGACTACGACAAGATCGGCAAGAATGACGCCATCGGGAAGATCTTCGTGGGCAGCCAGGCCACGGGCACGGAGCTCCGGCATTGGTCGGACATGCTGGCCAACCCGCGCCGGCCCATCGCCCAGTGGCACCCGCTCAAGCCCGAGGAGGAAGTCGACGCCATCCTAGCGGGTCTGGCCGGCAAAAAGTAA
- the LOC111855303 gene encoding synaptotagmin-2-like isoform X2, whose amino-acid sequence MKWNLFKKKPEAMRAPEPTGATTLTAAPPPAEPTVADNSTEPGGAINRKDFFEEIKNKFVNEIDKIPLPSWALIAIAVVAAVLILTCCFCIVKKCCCKKKSKKKGKKGKGDIGMKNIKGGEDDDDDDDVETGMTGDEKEEEEKKDEKLGKLQYSLDYDFQDNKLTVGILQAADLISMDTGGTSDPYVKVFLLPDKKKKYDTKVHKKTLNPVFNETFVFKIPYQELGGKTLIMSVYDFDRFSKHDIIGEVKLPMNTVDLGQPIEEWKDLESAEKEEPEKLGDICISLRYVPTAGKLTICILEAKNLKKMDVGGLSDPYVKIHLLQNGKRLKKKKTTVKKNTLNPYYNESFSFEIPLEQMQKIQAVVTVLDYDKIGKNDAIGKIFVGSQATGTELRHWSDMLANPRRPIAQWHPLKPEEEVDAILAGLAGKK is encoded by the exons ATGAAGTGGAACCTGTTCAAAAAGAAGCCGGAAGCCATGAGGGCCCCGGAGCCCACCGGCGCTACCACCCTGACCGCGGCGCCCCCCCCGGCTGAGCCCACGGTCGCCGACAACTCCACCGAGCCCGGCGGCGCAATCAACAGGAAGGACTTCTTCGAGGAGATCAAGAACAAATTTGTCAACGAAATCGATAAGATACCAC TGCCATCGTGGGCCCTCATCGCCATCGCTGTGGTGGCGGCCGTCCTCAtcctcacctgctgcttctgcatCGTCAAGAAGTGCTGCTGCAAGAAGAAgagcaagaaaaaagggaagaaGGGAAAGGGAGACATAGGGATGAAGAACATCAAAGGCGGAGAG gacgatgatgatgacgacgacgTAGAGACGGGGATGACTGGGGatgagaaggaggaggaggagaagaaggacgAGAAGCTGGGCAAACTGCAGTACTCGCTGGATTATGATTTCCAGGATAACAAG CTGACCGTTGGCATTCTGCAAGCAGCAGATCTTATTTCCATGGACACGGGAGGCACCTCTGACCCCTATGTCAAGGTCTTCCTACTGCCCGACAAAAAGAAGAAGTACGACACCAAAGTGCACAAGAAGACGCTGAACCCTGTCTTCAATGAGACCTTCGTCTTCAAG ATTCCTTACCAGGAGTTGGGCGGTAAGACCCTGATCATGTCAGTGTATGACTTCGACCGCTTCTCCAAACACGACATCATCGGGGAGGTGAAGCTGCCCATGAACACGGTCGACCTGGGCCAGCCCATCGAGGAGTGGAAGGACCTGGAGAGTGCGGAAAAGGAGGAG CCCGAGAAGCTGGGTGACATCTGCATCTCCCTGCGTTACGTTCCCACGGCCGGCAAACTCACCATCTGCATCCTGGAGGCCAAGAACCTGAAAAAGATGGATGTCGGGGGTCTGTCGG ATCCCTACGTGAAGATCCACCTGCTGCAAAACGGCAAGAGGCTGAAAAAGAAGAAGACCACAGTGAAGAAGAACACCCTGAACCCCTACTATAACGAGTCCTTCAGCTTCGAGATCCCTCTGGAGCAGATGCAG AAAATTCAGGCTGTCGTCACGGTTCTGGACTACGACAAGATCGGCAAGAATGACGCCATCGGGAAGATCTTCGTGGGCAGCCAGGCCACGGGCACGGAGCTCCGGCATTGGTCGGACATGCTGGCCAACCCGCGCCGGCCCATCGCCCAGTGGCACCCGCTCAAGCCCGAGGAGGAAGTCGACGCCATCCTAGCGGGTCTGGCCGGCAAAAAGTAA